A region from the Lycium barbarum isolate Lr01 chromosome 8, ASM1917538v2, whole genome shotgun sequence genome encodes:
- the LOC132606675 gene encoding uncharacterized protein LOC132606675: MIVKFTTMLSDGLIVFSQSTTKAMSLGTRGENGGFMSIVRETNQGQWIDGGVNSVILLYWFYRMKSQDERKESQRAERSNKGARGKHHMVKDPDLPNKEPSRTLELNIRIYKLSYMSKQYDLYRNLAVNFISKVQQKSYGGVNISFILKLNHKIITFLQI, translated from the exons ATGATTGTAAAATTTACAACTATGCTTTCAGATGGGCTGATTGTGTTCTCTCAATCTACAACAAAG GCCATGTCCCTTGGTACCAGGGGAGAAAACGGTGGCTTTATGTCGATAGTTAGGGAGACAAACCAAGGGCAGTGGATTGATGGAGGAGTGAACAGTGTCATTCTACTCTATTGGTTTTATAGAATGAAAAGCCAG GATGAAAGGAAAGAAAGCCAAAGAGCTGAGAGAAGCAACAAAGGAGCTCGAGGTAAGCATCATATGGTCAAAGATCCTGATTTACCCAACAAGGAGCCATCTCGGACCTTGGAACTGAACATCAGAATATACAAACTGAGTTACATGTCAAAACAATACGATTTATATAGAAACCTTGCCGTCAATTTCATATCAAAAGTCCAACAAAAATCGTATGGAGGAGTAAACATTTCCTTTATTCTCAAACTTAACCACAAAATTATAACTTTTCTGCAGATTTAA